The following is a genomic window from Miltoncostaea oceani.
CCTTCGGCGGCTCGGGGGCGCGCTCCGGCTTCGGGTAGCGGTTCGGGTTCAGGACGTGGAGTGCCTCCGCGACGTCGACGGTCGACGACGCGGTCTTGACGTTCACACCGGCCCGCTGCAGTCGCTGCAGGAGCAGGGAGCTCGGAAGCCCCTCCTCCTTGGCGATCTCGTAGATCCTCTTCTTCTCCATCACGTCCCCCATTGACCCTCCCCGCCGACGTCCGCGCCGAGCTCCGGATCGATCACCAGCTCGCCGCTCACCCTCGCTCCACGATGGAACGCGCGCCGCGCGACGGCCCTCTCGAAGCACTCAACCCGCCGGCACACGTACAACCCGCGCCCGCCGAGCCGGGACCGATCGTCCCGCACCAGGCGGTGCGTCCCGTCGCCCGGAGCGGCGACGAGACGGGCGAGCGCCGGCTTGGGGTGTCGGGCGCCGCAGCCGAGGCAGCGGCGCTCCGGCACGTGCCGGGCGCGTTCCGTCGAGATACCTCCTGCCCCTACGCCTCCTCCTCCGTCGTCCCCTCCGCGGCG
Proteins encoded in this region:
- a CDS encoding YlxR family protein, producing MGARVGARSGRGRGRRGGDDGGGGVGAGGISTERARHVPERRCLGCGARHPKPALARLVAAPGDGTHRLVRDDRSRLGGRGLYVCRRVECFERAVARRAFHRGARVSGELVIDPELGADVGGEGQWGT